One Vicia villosa cultivar HV-30 ecotype Madison, WI unplaced genomic scaffold, Vvil1.0 ctg.000912F_1_1, whole genome shotgun sequence genomic region harbors:
- the LOC131632199 gene encoding late embryogenesis abundant protein D-34-like, whose product MSQEKPRRPQQEPIKYGDMFNVSGDLSSQPIAPRDAAAMQSAEDRTLGQTRKDGPASLMTSAAQKNEGAGLIGHETATNIARNEGVAVSETCDSGKRVITETLGGQVLEKSVEDTNGAKGTAGRLKKNK is encoded by the exons ATGAGTCAGGAGAAGCCACGGAGGCCCCAGCAAGAACCGATAAAATACGGAGACATGTTCAACGTGTCTGGTGATTTATCATCACAACCGATTGCACCAAGAGATGCTGCAGCCATGCAATCAGCGGAGGACAGAACATTGGGACAGACTCGAAAAGATGGTCCTGCTTCTCTCATGACTTCTGCGGCCCAGAAAAACGAGGGTGCTGGTCTTATCGGTCATGAAACTGCTACGAACATTGCTAGAAACGAAGGCGTTGCTGTTTCCGAAACTTGTGATTCGGGCAAACGTGTCATCACTGAGACCCTTGGTGGACAG GTTCTGGAGAAGTCTGTGGAAGATACCAATGGTGCAAAAGGGACTGCGGGTCGACTTAAGAAAA